A genome region from Candidatus Paceibacterota bacterium includes the following:
- a CDS encoding PrsW family glutamic-type intramembrane protease, which translates to MINAETVFWAMLGGFIPALFWLWFWLREDTIHPEPRGLIVLAFFAGMIAAPLALPLEKYVSSHGFGNGLTFLLWAVIEESLKFFAAYVAALGKKNMNEPVNALIYLITAALGFSAIENTFFLMQPLAAGNIVETLLTGNLRFIGASLLHTVSSAMVGLFIALAFYKKEGTKKLYILYGLFFAIILHTLFNFFIIEGNNTFMVFAGVWMAVIVLMVFFEKVKSIRPSKTKLVLKTR; encoded by the coding sequence ATGATAAACGCAGAAACAGTATTTTGGGCAATGCTCGGAGGCTTTATCCCCGCGCTTTTTTGGCTTTGGTTTTGGCTTCGGGAAGACACCATTCACCCAGAACCGCGCGGTCTTATCGTCCTCGCTTTCTTCGCAGGGATGATTGCTGCCCCCCTTGCACTTCCGCTTGAAAAATATGTTTCCTCACATGGATTCGGAAACGGTCTGACATTTCTTCTCTGGGCAGTGATCGAGGAGAGTTTGAAATTTTTCGCCGCTTACGTTGCCGCGCTTGGAAAAAAGAATATGAATGAACCGGTAAACGCCTTGATCTATCTCATTACCGCAGCATTAGGATTTAGCGCCATTGAAAACACCTTTTTCCTGATGCAGCCGCTTGCCGCAGGAAATATCGTCGAGACTTTGCTCACGGGTAACCTTCGCTTTATCGGCGCGTCGCTTCTCCACACCGTCTCTTCAGCTATGGTTGGCCTCTTTATCGCTCTCGCCTTCTACAAGAAGGAGGGAACAAAAAAACTCTATATTCTTTACGGATTGTTCTTCGCAATCATATTGCACACCCTCTTTAATTTCTTTATAATAGAAGGCAATAATACATTCATGGTATTTGCGGGAGTGTGGATGGCAGTCATTGTGCTTATGGTTTTCTTTGAGAAAGTAAAATCAATCCGGCCTTCAAAAACAAAACTTGTTCTTAAAACACGATAA
- a CDS encoding Hsp20/alpha crystallin family protein, with translation MLKDKKSFFERLTGAVKVDDTQRGVQDEKENEKGEWMEEEAEEGQLAVDVHQTPEEIVIKTMVAGVRPEDLDVNITRDMVTIKGKREGERGISDENYFSKELYWGSFSRTILLPQEVEPEESEAIEKHGLLIIKLPKINKGKQTKLKVKTI, from the coding sequence ATGCTGAAAGATAAAAAATCATTTTTTGAAAGACTTACCGGCGCAGTCAAGGTAGATGACACACAGAGAGGAGTTCAGGATGAGAAAGAGAATGAAAAGGGTGAATGGATGGAAGAAGAGGCGGAAGAAGGCCAGCTCGCTGTAGATGTGCACCAAACACCTGAAGAAATCGTCATAAAGACTATGGTGGCGGGAGTACGGCCTGAAGATTTGGATGTAAATATCACTCGCGACATGGTGACAATCAAAGGCAAGCGAGAAGGCGAAAGAGGCATTTCAGATGAAAACTATTTTTCAAAAGAGCTGTATTGGGGTTCTTTTTCCCGCACAATTTTGCTCCCTCAAGAAGTAGAACCTGAAGAATCCGAAGCGATAGAAAAACACGGCCTTCTCATCATCAAATTACCGAAAATAAATAAGGGAAAGCAGACGAAACTCAAGGTGAAGACGATTTAG